Proteins from a genomic interval of Mycolicibacterium grossiae:
- a CDS encoding glycosyltransferase: MLASSRYAIGQPFAGGMESFVFELARALTAAGHRVTLFAAPGSDAGLPCEVLPVHTFDMSEASRADPTAPEWIVHETHAYLSVMLDLGQSLRDDFDLVHNHSLHYLPLAMARSIPAPMITTLHTPPLAWLEQAVALPRGVRSEFAAVSAFTAAQWRPITGAVSVIPNGVDLDAWRPGAGGDYAVWTGRLVPEKGVTTAIAAARRAGLPLRIAGPVGDRRYFTEVVEPELGGGVTYEGHLRHDQLNDLVGGAAVALVTPAWEEPYGLVTAEALASGTPVAALARGGIPEIVDDTCGRLVEPGDVDALAGAVLAAADLSRRAARRRAEEHCSHAVMVDRYVARYQQLVGARVSA; this comes from the coding sequence ATGCTGGCGTCGTCCCGGTACGCCATCGGGCAGCCATTCGCCGGCGGCATGGAGTCGTTCGTGTTCGAGTTGGCGCGCGCGCTGACCGCCGCCGGGCACCGCGTGACGTTGTTCGCCGCGCCCGGATCCGACGCCGGTCTGCCGTGCGAGGTGCTGCCCGTGCACACCTTCGACATGAGCGAGGCGTCGCGCGCGGATCCGACGGCGCCCGAGTGGATCGTGCACGAGACGCACGCCTACCTCTCGGTGATGCTCGACCTCGGCCAGTCGCTGCGCGACGACTTCGACCTGGTGCACAACCACAGCCTGCATTACCTACCGCTGGCGATGGCCCGCAGCATCCCGGCACCGATGATCACCACGCTGCACACGCCGCCACTCGCCTGGCTGGAGCAGGCGGTCGCGCTGCCGCGCGGGGTGCGCAGCGAGTTCGCGGCCGTCAGCGCGTTCACCGCCGCGCAGTGGCGGCCGATCACCGGTGCGGTGTCGGTGATCCCGAACGGCGTCGACCTCGACGCGTGGCGGCCGGGCGCGGGCGGCGACTACGCGGTGTGGACCGGGCGGCTGGTGCCGGAGAAGGGTGTGACGACGGCGATCGCCGCGGCCCGCAGGGCGGGGCTGCCGCTGCGCATCGCCGGCCCGGTGGGCGACCGGCGCTACTTCACCGAGGTCGTCGAACCGGAACTGGGCGGCGGCGTGACGTACGAGGGGCACCTGCGGCACGACCAGCTCAACGACCTCGTCGGCGGTGCGGCCGTCGCGCTCGTCACGCCGGCCTGGGAGGAGCCCTACGGGCTGGTGACCGCGGAGGCGCTGGCGTCGGGCACCCCGGTGGCGGCGCTGGCGCGCGGCGGCATCCCCGAGATCGTCGACGACACCTGCGGGCGTCTCGTCGAACCGGGTGACGTCGATGCGCTGGCCGGCGCGGTGCTCGCCGCCGCGGACCTGTCCCGCCGGGCGGCGCGCCGCCGCGCCGAGGAGCACTGCTCGCACGCGGTGATGGTCGACCGGTACGTGGCGCGCTACCAGCAGCTGGTGGGCGCACGGGTGTCGGCGTGA
- a CDS encoding glycosyltransferase, with product MIGYYVHHHGRGHLHRALAITAQLDEPVTFLSSLPAPAGLRATDTWLRLPLDVPDTAAPTTDPAAHGRLHWVPTGVAGLAERHALITDFLARERPRRVVVDVSVEVTLLVRLSGVPVVVMAMPGDRGDAVHRLALDVAEHVVAPWSDRVYRPDWLAEHAPRTHYVGSISRFDGRPRPARRPGARRCGVLLAGAGGSAVPAGALAELRGAAADVDWTAMGGDAAWVDDPWSLLAAADVVVCHAGQNAIADVAVAGVPAVVVPQDRPFDEQHATADALAAAGVAVAVPQWPAPERWPGLIARARACGDRWDELRTRGAAARAAEVIAA from the coding sequence GTGATCGGCTACTACGTGCACCACCACGGGCGCGGGCACCTGCACCGGGCGCTGGCGATCACCGCCCAGCTCGACGAGCCCGTGACCTTCTTGTCCTCGCTGCCCGCCCCCGCGGGCCTGCGCGCCACCGACACCTGGCTGCGTCTGCCCCTCGACGTCCCGGACACCGCTGCGCCGACGACCGACCCGGCGGCCCACGGCCGGCTGCACTGGGTGCCGACCGGCGTCGCGGGGCTCGCCGAACGGCACGCGCTGATCACCGACTTCCTCGCCCGCGAGCGGCCCCGCCGCGTCGTCGTGGACGTGTCGGTCGAGGTGACCCTGCTGGTGCGCCTGAGCGGCGTCCCCGTCGTGGTGATGGCGATGCCCGGCGACCGCGGCGACGCCGTGCACCGGCTGGCGCTCGACGTCGCCGAGCACGTCGTCGCGCCGTGGTCGGACCGGGTGTACCGGCCGGACTGGCTGGCCGAGCACGCGCCGCGCACCCACTACGTCGGGTCCATCTCGCGCTTCGACGGCCGGCCGCGGCCTGCACGACGACCCGGTGCCCGCCGGTGCGGCGTGCTGCTCGCCGGCGCGGGCGGCAGCGCGGTGCCTGCCGGTGCGCTCGCCGAGCTGCGCGGCGCGGCCGCCGACGTCGACTGGACGGCCATGGGCGGTGACGCCGCCTGGGTCGACGACCCGTGGTCGCTGCTCGCCGCCGCCGACGTGGTGGTCTGCCACGCGGGCCAGAACGCCATCGCCGACGTCGCCGTCGCGGGCGTGCCCGCCGTCGTCGTCCCGCAGGACCGGCCGTTCGACGAGCAGCACGCCACCGCGGACGCACTCGCCGCGGCGGGCGTCGCGGTGGCCGTGCCGCAGTGGCCGGCGCCGGAGCGCTGGCCGGGTCTCATCGCCCGCGCACGGGCCTGCGGCGACCGCTGGGACGAGCTGCGCACCCGCGGCGCCGCCGCGCGGGCCGCGGAGGTGATCGCGGCATGA